From Cellvibrio zantedeschiae, the proteins below share one genomic window:
- a CDS encoding ExbD/TolR family protein, with protein MAFGSDFEDDKDMSDINMTPLVDVMLVLLIIFIIAVPVITHSVKVDLPRADNTLNDIKPETINLTVTADGKIHWNETDITEQELQSRLSAESTKQPQPEIHIRGDRKVAYEHVMKVMASVQRAGILKLGFVSEPGQ; from the coding sequence ATGGCCTTTGGTAGTGATTTTGAAGACGATAAAGACATGAGTGACATCAACATGACGCCCCTGGTGGATGTGATGTTGGTGTTGCTGATTATTTTTATTATTGCCGTACCGGTTATCACCCATTCGGTAAAAGTGGATTTACCGCGTGCCGATAACACCCTGAATGACATTAAACCGGAAACCATTAACTTAACGGTTACCGCCGATGGCAAGATTCACTGGAACGAAACGGATATCACCGAGCAGGAATTGCAGTCTCGCTTAAGCGCTGAATCCACTAAACAGCCTCAACCCGAAATTCATATTCGCGGTGATCGCAAAGTAGCCTACGAACACGTTATGAAAGTCATGGCGAGCGTACAGCGGGCGGGAATTTTAAAGCTGGGGTTTGTTAGTGAGCCAGGGCAGTAA
- a CDS encoding MotA/TolQ/ExbB proton channel family protein: MNSPYGIASIWLQGDAVIKTVAIILFLMSIVSWFVIVLRTWGLARLRKPNQALSDFWHAQSFAEGLHVLGTDRNDNPYRHLAEEGQAALDHHQNHKTDLHGNLPLSDWLTACLKDSIDQSTDKLQRGLAVLASVGSTAPFVGLFGTVWGIYHALVSIGVNGSASIDKIAGPVGEALIMTAFGLVVAIPAVLGYNAINRGNRTVSAKLNRFAHQLHAYFLTGAPPASSKTNGALVKSIRSKAE; encoded by the coding sequence ATGAACTCTCCCTATGGTATAGCGTCCATCTGGCTCCAGGGCGATGCGGTTATCAAAACCGTTGCGATTATTTTATTTCTTATGTCTATTGTGAGTTGGTTTGTCATCGTTTTGCGCACATGGGGATTGGCGCGACTTCGCAAACCAAACCAGGCGCTCTCGGATTTTTGGCACGCGCAAAGCTTTGCCGAAGGCTTGCATGTGTTAGGTACTGATCGCAACGATAACCCCTATCGTCATTTGGCTGAAGAAGGCCAGGCTGCCCTCGACCATCACCAAAACCACAAGACCGACTTGCACGGCAACTTGCCACTATCTGATTGGCTTACGGCGTGTTTGAAAGATTCAATTGACCAAAGCACCGATAAATTACAACGCGGCCTGGCTGTACTTGCCTCCGTGGGTTCAACAGCGCCTTTCGTGGGTTTATTCGGTACGGTTTGGGGCATTTACCATGCGCTGGTTAGCATTGGCGTAAACGGTTCAGCAAGCATCGACAAAATTGCAGGCCCGGTAGGCGAAGCATTGATCATGACGGCTTTCGGTTTGGTAGTAGCGATTCCCGCTGTGCTTGGTTACAACGCCATCAACCGCGGCAACCGCACGGTAAGCGCCAAACTCAACCGCTTCGCACACCAATTACATGCTTATTTCCTAACGGGTGCACCGCCAGCCAGCAGCAAAACCAACGGCGCCCTGGTCAAATCCATTCGCTCAAAAGCTGAATAA
- a CDS encoding energy transducer TonB yields MKSKYAAHYSLLIVVLVHFAVLGAVLLARQAAAPVVIELPTIQGMIVSSEPVTKPLEPTPPPPPEQKPVVAPKIPLPKAPASDRAIQQEAQPEPAPPVDNPVKSAEPTSAPVVPPQADASHLNNPAPVYPTQSRRLREQGTVVLEVLVKADGSLGDLRLKTSSGSDRLDEAALRAVKNWHFVPAKRGSESIDFWYELPIEFSLNR; encoded by the coding sequence ATGAAATCCAAATACGCTGCTCATTACTCCTTATTAATTGTGGTGCTAGTCCACTTCGCAGTTTTAGGCGCCGTGCTTCTTGCTCGTCAAGCTGCTGCGCCAGTGGTGATTGAACTACCTACAATTCAGGGAATGATCGTATCCAGCGAGCCAGTTACCAAGCCGCTTGAGCCAACGCCTCCCCCGCCGCCAGAGCAAAAGCCCGTAGTAGCTCCCAAAATTCCTTTACCCAAAGCGCCCGCATCAGATCGTGCTATTCAACAGGAAGCACAGCCAGAGCCCGCGCCGCCAGTAGATAATCCGGTGAAATCTGCCGAGCCAACGTCGGCGCCGGTTGTTCCACCCCAGGCAGATGCAAGCCATCTCAATAACCCCGCTCCCGTCTACCCCACCCAATCGCGCCGGTTGCGTGAGCAAGGAACCGTAGTGCTGGAAGTCTTGGTTAAGGCAGACGGCAGCTTGGGCGATCTTCGTTTGAAAACGTCCAGCGGCTCTGACCGTTTGGATGAAGCAGCACTGCGCGCCGTTAAAAATTGGCATTTCGTTCCAGCCAAACGCGGGAGCGAATCTATAGATTTTTGGTATGAATTACCGATTGAATTTTCACTTAACAGATAA
- a CDS encoding ferritin-like domain-containing protein, whose translation MNEADKVEAIKALNRIMETELAGVVKYTHYSLMVFGYNRIPIVSWLKGNADESLVHAHRAGELLTLLGGHPSLKIGSLLETEKHDIGDILRESLEHETSAIKSYYELLRIAEGKSILLEEYAREMIVQEELHLDEVDKMLRRPGEIAAFQS comes from the coding sequence ATGAACGAAGCAGATAAAGTTGAAGCGATTAAAGCCTTAAATCGCATTATGGAAACGGAATTGGCTGGCGTGGTGAAATACACGCATTATTCGTTAATGGTGTTTGGCTACAATCGCATTCCTATAGTTTCATGGTTAAAAGGAAATGCTGATGAAAGCCTTGTACACGCGCACAGAGCGGGGGAGTTGCTTACCTTGTTAGGCGGGCATCCATCGTTAAAAATCGGTTCCCTGCTGGAAACAGAAAAACATGATATTGGCGATATTCTGCGCGAAAGCCTGGAGCATGAAACCTCTGCGATCAAGTCCTATTACGAGCTGTTAAGAATCGCAGAGGGCAAATCCATTTTACTTGAAGAATATGCACGTGAAATGATCGTGCAGGAAGAGCTTCATCTTGATGAGGTCGACAAAATGCTGCGTCGTCCCGGTGAAATCGCTGCCTTTCAATCTTGA
- a CDS encoding PepSY domain-containing protein — MKKFMSIAVGLSLFASAQVFAHADMECTDKPKTQWLHPLEIQKKIVNEYGFAIKKFQESGSCYEIYGWGLSKDGKKFEEIEVYFNPVTGEIVKKKFRD; from the coding sequence ATGAAAAAATTTATGTCTATCGCTGTTGGTTTAAGCCTTTTTGCAAGTGCGCAGGTGTTTGCTCATGCGGATATGGAGTGCACGGATAAACCTAAAACTCAATGGTTACACCCACTCGAGATACAAAAGAAAATCGTTAACGAATATGGTTTCGCCATTAAAAAATTCCAGGAGTCGGGCAGCTGCTACGAAATTTACGGCTGGGGCTTAAGCAAAGATGGCAAAAAATTCGAAGAAATTGAAGTCTATTTCAATCCAGTTACTGGCGAAATTGTTAAAAAGAAATTTAGAGATTGA
- a CDS encoding TonB-dependent receptor: protein MKNQSSKFNLDAAKPSMVKSSLALSIAAAMLLPLGAVAEEAKATKDQAESKKVLNTVKVQATALEANPNAQPGVPYKAQLSGDERHTRPIAETPQNITVLTKAEIEESGYTDLRAILDAQPGITLGTGENGNAFGDRYIIRGQEVRSDIFVDGLRDPGMTTRESFAVEQLEITKGPNSSFAGRGSSGGAVNAITKQATADYDYTSLTAGVGTDGYHRVTLDSNQALTDELAIRANLLTAKEDVPDRDPAYRERKGVAVSGFYNPTEEFEMTLDYYGLDAKDNPDLGSYLVGNVPNRKPADDAPVYAQKQDFLESDVDTLTARLKYRFNSDLRITNITRKGTSDNGYVATGARAATTNAKDPNGAYSTVTLSTHQGWQEVDYFANQTNLFIDKEIGGLKHEFIIGAEYTDHAVLNGNYTVTNSGQNCFTSNVAAANGWCVIDKSGKEIANINKVMNRNITKSTWDTDWAVKAKSLSIMDTVDLNDQWSVFAGIRADRFDFDLGTQSAALVKAKYDYSDTLTNSHLGVVYDINDVGNVYFTWSTAADINGGESDVGTSSGYGGTVIYNGSVAGAKPERSDNYELGTKWNLFDETLLLTGAIFQVTKSDVMEGANYDSVGTFNTGEIRVRGIEFGASGQVTDKLTTQAGITYMDAEVLESATAANVGKTISNFADLSVNVQLKYQFTEKFSLGGAWKYEGKKFAGQPDTAAVYTTLAATGNYYYAQPIPAYSVFDLFATYDFSKNLDLRLNIGNATDKDYYLAAYRSGSFVYKGDARTTRVTVNYNF from the coding sequence ATGAAGAATCAGAGTTCAAAATTTAACCTTGACGCAGCAAAACCATCAATGGTTAAAAGCAGCCTTGCTTTGAGTATTGCCGCTGCAATGTTGTTGCCTTTAGGCGCAGTTGCAGAAGAAGCTAAAGCAACTAAAGATCAAGCAGAAAGCAAAAAAGTATTGAACACTGTAAAAGTTCAAGCGACTGCACTTGAAGCAAATCCAAATGCACAACCCGGTGTTCCTTACAAAGCACAACTCTCTGGTGATGAGCGTCATACTCGTCCGATTGCTGAAACTCCACAAAATATTACTGTCTTGACCAAAGCAGAAATTGAAGAATCTGGTTACACAGATTTGCGCGCAATTCTCGATGCACAACCCGGTATTACTTTAGGTACTGGTGAAAACGGCAATGCCTTCGGTGACCGTTATATTATTCGCGGCCAGGAAGTGCGCAGCGATATTTTCGTTGATGGCTTGCGTGATCCAGGCATGACGACTCGTGAAAGTTTCGCAGTAGAACAACTTGAAATTACCAAAGGTCCTAACTCAAGTTTTGCTGGCCGTGGTAGTTCGGGCGGTGCGGTAAATGCCATCACCAAACAAGCGACAGCTGATTATGATTACACCAGTTTAACTGCTGGCGTAGGTACTGATGGTTATCACCGTGTTACTTTGGATAGCAATCAGGCGTTGACCGATGAATTAGCGATTCGCGCGAATTTATTAACGGCAAAAGAAGATGTACCTGATCGTGATCCTGCGTATCGCGAGCGTAAAGGCGTTGCAGTTTCCGGCTTCTACAATCCAACTGAAGAGTTTGAAATGACTCTGGATTATTACGGCTTGGACGCAAAAGATAATCCGGATTTGGGCAGCTATTTGGTGGGTAATGTTCCCAACCGTAAACCTGCTGACGATGCTCCGGTTTACGCACAGAAACAAGATTTCCTTGAGTCTGATGTGGATACACTTACTGCGCGTTTGAAATATCGTTTCAATTCAGATTTGCGCATTACCAACATCACTCGTAAAGGTACTTCTGATAACGGATATGTTGCGACTGGTGCGCGTGCTGCGACTACTAATGCTAAAGATCCAAACGGTGCTTACTCGACTGTAACTCTGAGTACTCACCAGGGTTGGCAAGAAGTTGATTACTTTGCCAACCAAACCAATTTGTTTATTGATAAAGAAATCGGTGGCTTAAAACACGAATTTATTATCGGTGCTGAATATACTGATCATGCTGTATTGAACGGCAACTACACCGTGACCAACTCTGGTCAAAATTGTTTTACCTCCAACGTTGCAGCGGCAAATGGCTGGTGTGTAATTGATAAATCCGGCAAAGAAATTGCCAACATTAATAAAGTAATGAACCGCAACATTACCAAAAGCACTTGGGACACTGATTGGGCGGTAAAGGCAAAATCATTGTCGATTATGGATACTGTTGATCTGAACGATCAGTGGAGCGTGTTTGCAGGTATTCGTGCAGATAGATTTGATTTTGATTTGGGCACGCAATCTGCTGCGCTTGTTAAAGCTAAATACGATTACTCAGACACCTTGACCAACAGTCACTTGGGTGTGGTCTATGACATCAATGATGTTGGCAATGTGTATTTTACCTGGTCAACTGCAGCTGACATTAACGGCGGTGAATCTGACGTAGGCACCAGCAGCGGTTACGGCGGCACTGTGATTTATAACGGTAGCGTTGCCGGTGCAAAACCAGAGCGCTCAGACAATTACGAATTGGGCACCAAGTGGAATCTATTTGATGAAACCTTATTGTTGACCGGTGCTATTTTCCAGGTAACAAAATCTGACGTAATGGAAGGTGCTAACTACGATTCAGTAGGTACTTTCAATACGGGCGAGATTCGTGTTCGCGGTATCGAGTTTGGTGCTAGCGGTCAAGTTACTGATAAGTTAACTACCCAAGCGGGTATTACTTATATGGATGCAGAAGTATTGGAATCCGCAACTGCTGCTAACGTGGGTAAAACCATCAGTAACTTTGCTGACTTGTCTGTAAACGTACAATTGAAATATCAATTCACCGAGAAATTCAGCTTGGGCGGTGCATGGAAATATGAAGGTAAAAAGTTCGCGGGTCAGCCTGATACAGCAGCTGTTTACACCACACTGGCTGCAACGGGTAATTATTACTACGCGCAACCCATTCCAGCTTATTCAGTGTTTGATTTGTTCGCGACCTACGATTTCAGCAAAAACCTGGATCTACGTTTGAACATTGGTAACGCAACTGACAAGGATTATTACCTTGCAGCTTACCGTTCTGGCTCCTTTGTTTATAAAGGCGATGCACGTACAACACGTGTTACGGTAAACTACAATTTCTAA
- a CDS encoding alpha-hydroxy acid oxidase, with translation MSEKQQLLSPLNYIPADIQSAQDYEYLARRFIAAPNYEYIAGGSGRDQTLASNLAAFNKWAVCPRILCDVTKGHTGFNLLNREYAHPIFLAPVAYQKLAHPLGEIESARAAEAMQSCFISSTLATQSLETIAATGAEAKWFQLYFQPKLEATLDLVRRAETAGYSALVVTVDASIRMPSLGALRAQFKMPDECVAVNVQHYEINPSAEIAANESRIFQGAMREAPTWADLEWLISETNLPVIVKGVLHPVDALKLKNVGAAGIVVSNHGGRSLDGAPASLDCLAAIRAAVGDDYPVLFDSGIRSGLDIFKAIALGADAVLIGRLQVYALSVAGALGVAHMLRLLREELELCMAQTGCATLDDIRNTRLQSA, from the coding sequence ATGAGCGAAAAACAGCAATTATTGTCGCCGTTAAATTACATTCCCGCTGATATCCAATCCGCACAGGATTACGAATATCTGGCGCGGCGTTTTATTGCAGCGCCGAACTATGAATATATCGCAGGCGGTAGTGGCCGCGATCAAACTCTTGCAAGCAATCTCGCTGCATTTAATAAATGGGCGGTGTGTCCGCGTATTTTGTGTGATGTGACCAAAGGGCATACAGGTTTTAATTTATTAAATCGCGAATACGCACATCCCATTTTTCTTGCACCTGTGGCTTATCAAAAACTCGCACACCCACTGGGTGAGATTGAAAGCGCACGCGCAGCAGAAGCTATGCAAAGCTGTTTTATTAGCAGCACTCTTGCTACCCAAAGTTTAGAAACTATTGCCGCTACTGGCGCAGAAGCAAAATGGTTTCAGTTATATTTTCAACCGAAACTCGAAGCAACGCTCGATTTGGTTCGCCGCGCAGAAACTGCCGGTTACAGCGCCTTGGTTGTTACGGTGGATGCATCCATTCGCATGCCGAGCCTGGGTGCTTTGCGCGCACAATTTAAAATGCCTGATGAATGTGTTGCAGTAAACGTGCAGCACTATGAAATAAATCCGTCTGCAGAAATTGCTGCAAATGAAAGCCGGATTTTCCAAGGTGCTATGCGTGAAGCTCCTACATGGGCTGATTTGGAATGGTTAATCAGTGAAACTAATTTGCCCGTAATTGTGAAAGGTGTATTGCATCCAGTAGATGCTTTAAAGCTAAAAAATGTGGGCGCTGCCGGTATTGTTGTTTCTAATCACGGTGGTCGCAGTTTGGATGGCGCACCCGCAAGTCTTGATTGCCTTGCTGCTATTCGCGCAGCAGTGGGTGATGATTATCCGGTATTGTTTGATAGTGGTATTCGTTCAGGCCTGGATATTTTTAAGGCCATTGCATTGGGTGCGGATGCAGTATTAATTGGGCGCTTGCAAGTTTATGCGCTCAGTGTTGCAGGAGCGCTCGGCGTTGCGCATATGTTGCGATTGCTGCGCGAAGAATTGGAGCTTTGCATGGCGCAAACAGGTTGTGCAACCTTGGATGATATTCGCAATACACGCTTGCAATCGGCGTGA
- a CDS encoding Fe2+-dependent dioxygenase yields MLLIIENLLSKDEVKQFRSHMEQAAWEPGVKTAGSLARSAKQNLQLDDASELATSLRNHILRKLGQHSLFISAALPGKIYPPKFNCYTNGGTYGTHIDSAIMPVPGTNLSVRGDLSATLFLSEPNEYVGGELEIDGVLGGEGIKLAAGDMVLYSSGFEHRVNPVTQGARFASFFWVESYVRDEKQRAILFDLDQTIQKLTPKLEAGDKELLKLTGLYHNLLRAWATT; encoded by the coding sequence GTGCTACTGATTATTGAAAACCTTTTAAGCAAAGATGAAGTAAAGCAATTCCGTTCGCACATGGAGCAGGCCGCTTGGGAACCCGGCGTTAAAACTGCGGGGAGTCTGGCGCGGTCGGCAAAACAAAATTTACAGCTCGATGACGCATCAGAATTAGCTACAAGTTTACGTAATCACATTTTGCGTAAACTGGGCCAACATTCTTTATTTATTTCTGCGGCGCTGCCTGGAAAAATATATCCACCCAAGTTCAATTGTTACACCAACGGTGGTACCTACGGCACTCATATTGATAGTGCGATTATGCCTGTGCCTGGCACCAATTTGAGTGTGCGTGGAGATCTATCAGCCACGCTGTTTTTATCTGAGCCCAACGAATATGTTGGCGGTGAATTGGAAATTGACGGTGTCTTGGGTGGCGAAGGAATCAAGCTGGCCGCAGGCGATATGGTGCTTTATTCCTCGGGTTTTGAGCATCGCGTAAATCCTGTTACCCAAGGCGCGCGTTTCGCATCGTTTTTTTGGGTTGAGAGTTACGTGCGCGATGAAAAACAACGCGCGATTTTATTCGATCTCGATCAAACCATTCAAAAGCTAACGCCCAAGTTAGAAGCTGGCGATAAAGAGTTGCTTAAATTGACGGGGCTTTATCACAACTTGTTGCGTGCATGGGCAACAACATGA
- a CDS encoding cytochrome b/b6 domain-containing protein, whose amino-acid sequence MNDNKIILWDPLVRLFHWSIAGVFVANYWINETGEDWHEWLGYFAVCWLLVRFVWGFLAKGAARWSDFFPTYSRLKLHLHALIKREDYHRLGHSPLGALVMILMMLLILVLGISGFMMEEIDYFWGEDWVQDLHGWCAHALLCLVFIHLGAALFESYRLKENLPLSMITGKRKSITTKSPKPNS is encoded by the coding sequence ATGAACGACAATAAAATAATACTATGGGATCCGCTGGTTCGACTTTTCCATTGGTCTATCGCAGGTGTTTTTGTAGCGAATTATTGGATAAATGAAACGGGCGAAGATTGGCACGAATGGCTTGGCTATTTTGCAGTGTGCTGGTTGTTGGTTCGATTTGTGTGGGGCTTTTTGGCAAAAGGCGCTGCACGCTGGTCAGATTTTTTTCCAACTTATAGCCGTCTAAAGTTGCATCTTCACGCATTAATCAAACGCGAAGATTATCACCGCCTGGGCCATTCTCCACTTGGGGCGCTCGTCATGATTTTAATGATGTTACTCATTTTGGTGTTGGGTATTAGCGGTTTTATGATGGAAGAAATTGATTATTTCTGGGGCGAGGATTGGGTTCAGGATTTACATGGCTGGTGCGCTCACGCACTCTTATGTTTGGTATTTATTCACTTAGGTGCCGCACTTTTTGAAAGTTATAGGCTCAAGGAAAATCTTCCGCTGTCTATGATTACGGGTAAGCGAAAATCCATTACCACAAAATCACCTAAACCAAATTCTTAG
- a CDS encoding substrate-binding periplasmic protein — protein sequence MKLCLLLTMFTLALPSLSFGQTQLVLGAEDSWPPYSDKNGEGISTNIIKAAFAKVGITTKIQVRNYARVLQDVKAGLLDAGYNVTRQQNTEQEFIFGKEPILQAKAYWYFASKTKTKFKTPSALPDGFRVGCIIDYEYGDTYEHERQRFKEVKVPRQVQLIRMLQQGRIDAALMFEEEANQTLKDMGLQQDAIQKGMFNHTSDIYLAFSRKNPQSEENAKKLDQGIKILKETGEYQQLLNH from the coding sequence ATGAAACTCTGCCTACTTCTCACCATGTTCACCCTCGCCTTGCCAAGTCTGAGTTTCGGCCAAACTCAACTTGTGCTTGGCGCGGAAGACTCCTGGCCACCCTACAGCGATAAAAATGGGGAAGGCATTTCCACCAACATTATTAAAGCCGCCTTCGCTAAAGTGGGGATCACAACCAAAATTCAAGTGCGCAACTACGCGCGCGTATTGCAGGATGTAAAAGCAGGGCTTTTGGATGCGGGTTACAACGTGACGCGCCAGCAAAATACTGAGCAAGAATTTATTTTTGGCAAAGAACCCATTTTGCAAGCTAAAGCTTATTGGTATTTTGCGAGCAAAACGAAAACAAAATTCAAAACGCCAAGCGCCCTACCCGATGGCTTTCGTGTGGGTTGCATTATTGATTACGAATATGGCGACACCTACGAACATGAACGCCAACGATTTAAGGAAGTGAAAGTACCACGGCAAGTGCAATTGATCCGCATGTTGCAACAGGGCCGAATAGACGCCGCGCTTATGTTTGAGGAGGAAGCAAACCAAACCTTGAAAGATATGGGTTTACAGCAAGACGCAATCCAAAAAGGTATGTTTAATCACACCAGTGATATTTACCTCGCCTTCTCACGCAAAAATCCTCAATCAGAAGAAAATGCGAAAAAACTCGATCAAGGAATTAAAATACTGAAAGAAACCGGGGAATATCAGCAATTGTTAAATCACTAA
- a CDS encoding catecholate siderophore receptor Fiu — translation MSKTKSLSVVAGKNVGLYQFKVSALSSMMLLVASGAMAAEPLKKDEKKAEPTSKLSTVKVNADALSTDFKAEKVSSAKFTQPLVDTPQTIVVVKKELFQQQAATSLSETLRNTPGITLLMGENGNTATGDSIFMRGFDTQGSIFVDGIRDLGSISRDTFNTEQVEIAKGPAGVDNGRGAASGYVNMSSKMANLDEATSGNVSLGSGNYKRATLDLNKTLGETSAIRVNLLKQDAGVAGRDKVENNYQGFAASLGLGLGTDTRIHANLLNVQQSGIPDGGISTIGLDGYYNAIFATGVLAGQKPRPVDTSNFYGSTSDHNDVLANMVTVRVEHDLTDTVTIRNTSRYGRTKQDQVLTGVNSVTFVPPTNPDAWTLSRSRQGKDILNKILTNQTNLTATFEQGSVKHELSGGIEFIYENQLGYTVGIPTGSPSQVPANLYNPGSGDLFQAVVRTGNKTEGETTTSAFYVLDTISFNEHWELSAGLRAENYHTRYDTLTRQTAVTPPAVQTIPVGTMVGASQEADDRLLSWKIGGVYKPSANGSIYVSYATSQLPPGGSNFSLSTSATNVNNPNVDPQKGTNQEIGTKWNVFGEKLALTAAVFRSTNDNEFVSNPDGTTTAIGERRVQGIELGASGIIMQNWQLNAGLAYMEPEITRGNRATQAASTDGGTIQWSPKLTFTLWNSYTFGNGLVLGGGARYVDSALSTSLTSAAALATRSMVEVPDYWVVDAMASYPISKNVTVQLNLMNLTDEEYIASLNSGVSRYYPGVERSARLGVNFSF, via the coding sequence ATGAGCAAAACAAAATCACTTTCGGTTGTGGCCGGTAAAAATGTTGGCCTATACCAATTCAAGGTATCTGCCTTATCTTCAATGATGCTGCTGGTTGCAAGCGGCGCTATGGCAGCAGAACCCCTTAAAAAAGATGAGAAGAAAGCCGAGCCAACCAGCAAATTAAGCACGGTTAAAGTAAACGCAGACGCCCTGAGTACTGACTTTAAAGCCGAAAAAGTCAGCTCGGCAAAGTTTACCCAACCCTTGGTTGATACCCCGCAAACTATCGTGGTTGTTAAAAAAGAACTATTCCAGCAACAAGCGGCGACCAGCTTAAGCGAAACTCTCCGCAATACTCCCGGAATCACTTTGTTAATGGGTGAGAACGGTAATACCGCGACCGGCGATTCAATTTTTATGCGTGGATTCGATACCCAGGGCAGCATATTCGTTGACGGTATTCGCGACTTGGGATCGATTTCTCGCGATACCTTTAACACCGAGCAAGTAGAAATTGCAAAAGGTCCGGCTGGTGTCGATAACGGTCGTGGTGCTGCCTCAGGTTACGTGAATATGAGTAGCAAGATGGCTAATCTGGATGAAGCCACATCTGGAAATGTGAGCCTTGGTTCAGGGAATTACAAACGTGCGACGCTTGATCTCAACAAAACCCTGGGCGAAACCTCAGCTATTCGCGTGAATTTGCTTAAGCAGGATGCTGGTGTCGCCGGGCGCGATAAAGTTGAAAATAATTACCAGGGTTTTGCTGCATCATTGGGTTTAGGTTTGGGCACTGACACCCGCATTCACGCCAATTTGTTGAATGTCCAACAATCTGGTATTCCGGACGGGGGCATTTCTACCATCGGCCTCGATGGTTACTACAACGCGATTTTTGCAACGGGTGTCCTGGCCGGACAAAAACCGCGCCCGGTAGATACCAGCAATTTTTACGGTTCGACTAGCGATCACAACGACGTACTCGCAAACATGGTGACCGTTCGTGTTGAGCACGACCTCACTGATACAGTGACCATTCGAAATACCTCCCGTTACGGTCGCACAAAACAAGATCAGGTTTTGACAGGTGTCAATTCCGTGACCTTCGTGCCTCCAACTAATCCAGACGCATGGACACTTTCTCGCTCGCGTCAGGGCAAAGACATACTCAACAAAATTTTAACTAACCAAACTAACCTGACCGCGACTTTTGAACAGGGAAGCGTCAAGCATGAGTTGAGTGGTGGTATCGAATTTATTTACGAAAACCAATTGGGTTACACCGTGGGTATTCCAACGGGTTCGCCGTCCCAGGTACCAGCTAACCTTTACAACCCAGGCTCGGGCGATTTATTCCAGGCTGTCGTGCGCACTGGAAATAAAACCGAAGGTGAAACCACTACTTCAGCTTTTTATGTGTTGGATACGATTAGTTTTAACGAGCACTGGGAACTGAGCGCTGGCCTGCGCGCTGAAAATTATCACACTCGTTACGACACACTTACTCGTCAAACGGCAGTGACGCCTCCGGCTGTTCAAACCATACCTGTCGGCACCATGGTAGGTGCATCACAGGAAGCAGATGATCGACTATTGAGTTGGAAAATTGGTGGTGTTTATAAGCCTTCTGCAAATGGCTCCATCTATGTGTCTTATGCGACATCGCAATTGCCACCTGGTGGTTCCAATTTTTCGTTGAGCACCAGCGCTACCAATGTAAATAATCCTAATGTAGATCCACAAAAAGGTACCAATCAGGAAATCGGTACCAAATGGAATGTGTTTGGAGAAAAACTTGCGTTAACTGCTGCGGTATTTCGCAGCACTAATGACAACGAATTTGTATCAAATCCCGATGGAACTACCACCGCGATAGGTGAGCGTCGTGTGCAAGGAATTGAACTCGGTGCATCAGGAATCATCATGCAAAACTGGCAACTTAATGCAGGCTTGGCATACATGGAGCCGGAAATCACCCGCGGGAACCGTGCTACTCAAGCGGCGAGTACCGATGGCGGCACTATTCAATGGTCTCCGAAATTAACGTTCACTTTGTGGAATAGCTACACCTTTGGTAATGGACTTGTTCTGGGTGGTGGTGCGCGTTATGTGGATTCCGCATTGAGTACCAGCTTGACCAGCGCTGCAGCATTAGCAACACGCTCTATGGTGGAGGTTCCGGATTATTGGGTGGTGGATGCTATGGCCTCTTATCCAATTAGTAAAAACGTCACTGTGCAATTGAATTTAATGAATCTGACTGACGAAGAATATATCGCCAGTTTAAACAGTGGTGTATCTCGTTATTATCCGGGTGTTGAGCGCTCTGCGCGCTTGGGCGTGAACTTCTCGTTCTAA